The following are encoded together in the Nitrosopumilus sp. b3 genome:
- a CDS encoding methylmalonyl-CoA mutase family protein has product MATKKSTKSKSPEKKIFTDSSFPVKRIYQKSNKKRPVEDAGKYPFTRGIHPGMFRERFWTMRQYSGFGDAKLTNERFKFMLEKGQTGLSMAFDLPTQIGYDSDSPQAEGEVGKVGVSITSIKDMMTAFDGIPLGKVSSSMTINSTASTLLAYYIAVGEAQGFKSHELRGTTQNDILKEYIARNTYIYPPQPSMRLIGDMIGYCAEKVPSWYPVSISGYHMREAGCTATQEVAFTLANAIAYIQTCLDAGLKIDDFAPRLSFFFCCTIEFFEEVAKFRVARKVYAKILKEMFHAKNPRSLQLKFHTQTSGESLTAQQPDNNIIRVAIQTMAAVAGGTQSLHTNSRDEALALPTQESAKIALRTQQIVAHESGITKTADPLAGSYYLEELCDQIEDGVWKYLKKIQKMGGSVKAIEKGFFQSEIRANAYRLKKEIDDGERIIVGMNKYAEEEEQPDLLRIGGDVEIQQKKALKKLRDSRDKNKWEKALSAMKSAADTDENLMPYIITAAKAFATTGEISNTFREVFGEYRPKEVF; this is encoded by the coding sequence ATGGCTACAAAAAAATCAACAAAATCAAAAAGTCCTGAAAAGAAAATTTTCACTGATTCGTCTTTTCCTGTAAAACGTATTTACCAAAAATCAAACAAAAAAAGACCTGTAGAGGATGCCGGAAAATATCCCTTCACTAGAGGCATTCATCCAGGAATGTTTCGTGAAAGATTTTGGACAATGCGACAGTATTCTGGATTTGGTGATGCAAAACTTACAAACGAGCGATTCAAATTCATGCTTGAAAAAGGCCAAACCGGGCTTAGTATGGCCTTTGACTTGCCAACTCAGATTGGCTATGATTCTGATTCTCCCCAAGCAGAGGGTGAAGTGGGAAAAGTTGGCGTATCAATAACATCCATTAAAGATATGATGACTGCATTTGATGGTATTCCTTTAGGTAAAGTCAGTTCTTCAATGACAATCAATTCCACAGCCTCAACACTATTGGCATATTACATTGCAGTTGGAGAAGCACAGGGATTCAAAAGCCATGAACTACGTGGAACAACTCAGAATGATATTTTAAAAGAGTATATTGCAAGAAATACATACATCTATCCTCCTCAACCCTCGATGCGATTAATTGGTGACATGATTGGATACTGTGCAGAAAAAGTTCCATCGTGGTATCCCGTTTCAATCTCTGGATATCATATGAGAGAAGCTGGCTGTACTGCAACACAAGAGGTTGCATTCACATTGGCAAATGCAATCGCATACATTCAAACTTGTTTGGATGCAGGTTTGAAAATCGATGACTTTGCCCCACGTCTTTCATTCTTCTTTTGTTGCACTATTGAATTCTTTGAGGAAGTAGCAAAGTTTAGGGTGGCAAGAAAAGTTTATGCCAAAATTTTAAAAGAAATGTTTCATGCAAAAAACCCTCGTTCACTACAGCTAAAATTCCATACTCAAACTAGTGGAGAATCCCTAACTGCGCAGCAACCTGACAATAACATCATTCGAGTTGCAATTCAAACAATGGCAGCTGTTGCAGGTGGTACTCAATCACTTCACACTAATTCTAGAGATGAGGCCCTTGCTCTTCCAACTCAAGAGTCTGCAAAAATTGCACTTCGAACACAACAAATTGTTGCACATGAAAGTGGAATTACAAAAACTGCTGATCCTCTTGCAGGTTCATACTATCTTGAAGAATTATGTGATCAAATTGAAGACGGCGTATGGAAATATCTTAAAAAAATCCAAAAGATGGGTGGGTCTGTTAAGGCAATTGAGAAAGGCTTTTTCCAATCTGAAATCCGAGCTAATGCATATCGTCTAAAGAAAGAAATCGATGACGGTGAACGAATTATTGTTGGAATGAACAAATATGCCGAAGAAGAAGAGCAACCTGACTTGCTACGTATTGGCGGTGATGTCGAAATTCAACAGAAAAAGGCACTCAAAAAGTTACGTGACTCTAGAGACAAAAACAAATGGGAAAAAGCACTCTCTGCAATGAAAAGTGCTGCTGACACTGACGAAAATCTAATGCCTTACATAATTACTGCTGCCAAGGCATTTGCAACAACTGGTGAAATCAGTAATACATTCCGAGAGGTATTTGGTGAATATCGTCCAAAAGAGGTCTTTTAG
- the mce gene encoding methylmalonyl-CoA epimerase, translating into MKIDHIAIAVNDVEESAKVYQQALGVDSVEFETVETEGVKVAIIHLENGRVELMQPTNDSSPIKKFLDKKGPGLHHMALETDNIEGEVQRMEGCGIQFLGKIRPGSAGTKVTFIHPKSLHGVLAELCSHPKE; encoded by the coding sequence ATGAAAATTGATCATATTGCGATTGCTGTAAATGATGTAGAAGAATCTGCCAAAGTGTATCAACAAGCCTTAGGGGTAGATAGTGTAGAATTTGAAACGGTAGAAACTGAAGGTGTTAAAGTTGCAATTATTCATTTAGAAAATGGTCGTGTTGAATTAATGCAGCCAACTAATGATTCTAGTCCCATCAAAAAATTTCTTGACAAAAAAGGACCAGGATTACATCACATGGCATTAGAAACTGACAACATTGAAGGTGAAGTGCAAAGAATGGAAGGATGTGGAATTCAATTCTTAGGAAAAATTAGACCTGGCTCTGCAGGAACTAAGGTTACTTTCATTCATCCAAAATCCCTTCATGGTGTTCTTGCAGAACTTTGCTCTCATCCCAAAGAGTAA
- a CDS encoding CBS domain-containing protein: MLPRIDSIKQIRQKIGITQKKLATMTGVSTSMINQIESGRSQPSYETAKRIFDSLAKLEGESSSHTAGDFCSKDIVKLKPTNTLHDAIKKMHQLSISQIPVFSNSEVVGVVSEDGIVKHLADVGESELKKAKLADTMDPVPPIVDFDTPANVLVPLIRYSKCILVTKKSKIVGIITASDTLKMME; encoded by the coding sequence TTGTTACCACGTATTGATTCTATAAAGCAAATAAGGCAAAAGATAGGCATTACACAGAAAAAATTAGCCACAATGACAGGAGTTAGTACTTCGATGATTAATCAAATTGAATCAGGAAGAAGTCAGCCAAGCTATGAAACTGCAAAGAGAATTTTTGACAGTCTTGCAAAACTAGAAGGGGAATCATCATCTCATACAGCAGGTGATTTTTGCAGTAAAGATATTGTAAAACTAAAACCCACCAACACTCTACATGATGCAATCAAAAAAATGCATCAGTTATCAATTAGTCAGATTCCTGTTTTTAGTAACTCAGAAGTTGTGGGAGTTGTGTCAGAAGATGGAATAGTAAAACATCTAGCAGATGTAGGAGAGTCAGAGCTAAAAAAGGCAAAGCTTGCAGACACAATGGATCCTGTTCCACCAATTGTGGACTTTGACACTCCAGCAAATGTACTTGTTCCATTAATTAGATATTCAAAATGTATTCTTGTTACAAAAAAATCAAAAATTGTTGGGATCATTACAGCTTCTGATACTTTGAAAATGATGGAGTAA
- a CDS encoding DUF1059 domain-containing protein, translating into MTKSIRCSDAGKDCSWSTTAQTEEELMGKVTQHVIEKHKEIELNAETISSIKSLIKEV; encoded by the coding sequence ATGACAAAAAGTATTAGATGTTCAGATGCAGGAAAAGATTGTAGTTGGTCCACTACTGCACAAACAGAAGAAGAACTCATGGGAAAAGTAACTCAACATGTGATAGAAAAACACAAAGAAATTGAACTAAACGCCGAAACAATTTCCAGCATAAAATCACTCATCAAAGAAGTTTAA